In Chitinispirillum alkaliphilum, the genomic window GCTGCACCTCGACCCCCGGGCCTTCAAGCAGCATTTTGTAAGCGATCTGAATTGATTCTTCATCTTCTGCCAATAGTATTCTTTTCATAATCACCTCACAAATAACAGCAGCAAAGACCATTCCAGTTAAGATACGGGTTTGCAAATCTAATTGATATTCCTTCAAAACCAGACACACGCTTTTGTAAAAGAGGTTTTCCACGATTATCATTTATTTTAAACAGCTCATTATGTATATTACGTTAGCACACATCCCCGGAACACTTAACATTTTAAAGTTTTTTTTTGGAAACGATGAATAATTATTCATCGCATCAGGCGTATTATTATAGTATTCGTTTTCTCGTAACTTGAACGGGATTTTTAAAAACAGTGCTTTTTGGGCGCAGACACCTAAGGGAATGTGGCATAATGTATAGTAAAAAGATTCTTGTCGTTGATGATGAGGTTGCTATTCTTCTGGCATTTAAAAAGTTGTTACAAAAGCCGGGCATAGAAGTAGACACAAGTGAAAGTTTGGAAGAAGCAAAAGAGAAGATAAAATCTGATTCCTTTAGTGCTGTAATTGCAGATTTACGTCTCTCGGGAACCTTGGGCCAGGAAGGGTTTGAGATTATCTCCGCAGCAAAAGCCAAATCACCAGATACCAAAGTTGCACTTATCACTGCCTTTGGAAATCATGGCGTTGAAGAGCATGCAAAAAAACTTGGTGCTGATTTCTATTTTGAGAAACCTGTTTCATCAAGTAACCTTGATAGTATTCTGCAAAGTATCAAATAAAACAGCCTTTTAGCTCAAAATAAAAAACAATACACAATATCCTTAGCATATGGCACTTCTTTTGCATATCCCAAAAGGGGTAAAACGAGAGGAGATGTCTTATGCACAAGGTTCTTATAGCAGGGTTAACTATTGCCGTTTTTTCCCTTGTTCTCTTTTCCTGTCCGGCTCAACGGGAACCAATGGATGTAGGGGTTCTCATTGCAAGAGCTCAAGTTACTGGCTTCGGAGAGTTTGCAGATATTGACGGCACCATAAACTTTTCGGAAATTGCCATGCATGGCACACATATTTTAGGCGATATCGGAGGACTTGAACCCAACAGAACCTACGCAATCCATATCCATGAGTTTGGGAACTGTGATACTCCCGATGACCCGGGGGGACATTTTGACCCTGGCGAGAGCGGAAGACACGGGCTACCCGGCCTCTCACCGGGATACGCTCACGCAGGCGATCTTCCCAATATCATCGCCGGCCCGGCTGGTATTGCCAGAGTAGACTATATTTCAAACTCCCTTGGACTGAGAGATTCACCATTCTCAGTAATAGGAAGATCAATCGTACTGCATGAATTTCCCGACGATTTCACAACTCAACCCGATGGTGGAGCTGGGGAAAGAATTGCATGTGGAGTAATTGATCCGGTGGATGAGTTGGATTAGACCAGCTAAAAATCACCCTCTTCCAAAACGGCTCTTATTTGAGCCGTTTTGGCTTCATCCAAAAGAGCAGATTCTTCAACTATACTCAAAGCTACACTTCCCAACAATTTATACAATTGACAATGCAGCGTATCCAATTTTCTCAATTCTGCAACTTCCCCCGCAACTGTTTGCAAATCACCGCGTGAAACCGGACCGGTTAAGGCACTCTCCAGTCCCCTCTTTATACTATTGTCCAAAGCTTCCACCGATAAAACCTTAACCATTTTTTCGATATGACTATCTGTAATTTCAGAAGCCTTAAGCAAATCAGTTCCCGCTTTCAACAGAGCTACCACATAATTACTCAGAAACACAGTGCCTGAGTGATAGATTCGCTTTTTATCTCTGCTGATCTGAAAAAAATCTCCTCCAATGCTCTCAAAAGCTCTTTTAAGATAACTTAACGCACTCTCATCCCCCTCACCTGCACAGGGGGTTCCGCTAAACCCCTGCACTGCTTTTACCGGATTGGCAAATGTTTTTACCGGATGAACTGAAGCCACATGGCAATTCAGTGAAATCAATGACTCAAATACTTCTGAAGTGTGATACCCGCTCAGGTGAAACACAAATCTCCCTTTGGGTAATTGTATCCGAAACAATTCCTCAGAGACCTTTCTTATCTGATCATCGGGAACTGAAATCATAATCGCATCACTTACACAAACCTCATCAACAGAAGTAAATACCTCACCACAGCCAATAAACTCAACCGCCTCCCGCGCAGCCCTTTCACATGTATCGTATACACCGGATATCTCAAATGCAGCACTTCTTTTCCAAAGCCTGCCGAGGGTTTTTCCCACCCTGCCCGCCCCCACAATTGTCAGTTTATCCATTCTCTTCAGAATACCTTTCCATAAAAATATTACCCGATTGGAGTTTTACAGAGTGCACCGGCATCATCCCTTACATATCTGGGTATTGCATACCCCGGAAGTTTTTCTCTTAGCTTTTGAACAATCTCTAACCCTCTGCCTTGATCCACTTCAAAATGAGAGGTCCCCCTTGCCCTATCGAGTTGGTGCAGGTAGTATGGAACAACCCCAGCGCTGAGCACCTCAGAGAAAAGCTCCCC contains:
- a CDS encoding response regulator receiver protein; the encoded protein is MYSKKILVVDDEVAILLAFKKLLQKPGIEVDTSESLEEAKEKIKSDSFSAVIADLRLSGTLGQEGFEIISAAKAKSPDTKVALITAFGNHGVEEHAKKLGADFYFEKPVSSSNLDSILQSIK
- a CDS encoding Superoxide dismutase translates to MHKVLIAGLTIAVFSLVLFSCPAQREPMDVGVLIARAQVTGFGEFADIDGTINFSEIAMHGTHILGDIGGLEPNRTYAIHIHEFGNCDTPDDPGGHFDPGESGRHGLPGLSPGYAHAGDLPNIIAGPAGIARVDYISNSLGLRDSPFSVIGRSIVLHEFPDDFTTQPDGGAGERIACGVIDPVDELD
- a CDS encoding Ketopantoate reductase PanG, with amino-acid sequence MDKLTIVGAGRVGKTLGRLWKRSAAFEISGVYDTCERAAREAVEFIGCGEVFTSVDEVCVSDAIMISVPDDQIRKVSEELFRIQLPKGRFVFHLSGYHTSEVFESLISLNCHVASVHPVKTFANPVKAVQGFSGTPCAGEGDESALSYLKRAFESIGGDFFQISRDKKRIYHSGTVFLSNYVVALLKAGTDLLKASEITDSHIEKMVKVLSVEALDNSIKRGLESALTGPVSRGDLQTVAGEVAELRKLDTLHCQLYKLLGSVALSIVEESALLDEAKTAQIRAVLEEGDF